A single Novosphingobium sp. SL115 DNA region contains:
- a CDS encoding LytTR family DNA-binding domain-containing protein, with translation MTFLTRNFWASDEPRILGLTPRHAAVHYLALPLLLAFLSGWPQVGRTMAWPKYHALAFWAGMSFGGWWMNDLTTRLIAPRLRRAGAPLLLTLLAGVFLAAVPSDLVLRAWVHTYYAAFPHLPLDRPLPGLDLDAAKFLSTHFYGFLTWPLLNLGMFHLWKVPCFGYCPPVPPSPDHSAVLIHAGRPAFMAKIHASAQGNVRALSAEQHYLRVYTDCGEALILYRLSDAMRELGGLGLQVHRSHWVAAGAVQAVVGPKTAPRLQLAGGVEIPVSRSFRQSVEMAGFLKAEADYTTAQTVFHSR, from the coding sequence ATGACATTTCTGACGCGCAATTTCTGGGCATCGGACGAACCGCGCATTCTTGGGCTCACTCCCCGGCATGCGGCGGTCCATTACCTTGCCCTGCCGCTGCTGCTCGCGTTCCTGAGCGGGTGGCCGCAAGTGGGGCGGACGATGGCATGGCCCAAATATCATGCGCTGGCCTTCTGGGCGGGCATGTCGTTCGGCGGGTGGTGGATGAACGATCTGACCACGCGACTGATCGCACCGCGCCTGCGCCGGGCTGGCGCGCCGCTGCTGCTGACACTGCTGGCGGGCGTATTCCTTGCCGCCGTGCCATCCGATCTGGTGCTGCGCGCGTGGGTTCACACCTATTACGCGGCGTTCCCCCATCTGCCGCTGGACCGGCCCCTGCCCGGCCTTGATCTGGACGCGGCCAAGTTTCTTTCCACCCACTTCTATGGCTTTCTGACCTGGCCCTTGCTGAACCTTGGCATGTTCCATCTGTGGAAAGTGCCGTGCTTTGGCTACTGTCCGCCCGTGCCGCCATCGCCCGATCATTCGGCGGTCCTAATCCACGCTGGCAGACCCGCTTTCATGGCCAAGATCCACGCATCGGCACAGGGCAACGTCCGGGCGTTGAGCGCCGAACAACACTATTTGCGCGTCTACACCGACTGCGGCGAAGCGCTGATCCTTTACCGCCTGTCAGATGCCATGCGTGAACTGGGCGGGTTGGGCCTGCAGGTTCACCGCAGCCACTGGGTTGCCGCAGGCGCAGTGCAGGCCGTGGTCGGCCCCAAAACCGCACCCCGCCTGCAACTGGCAGGCGGGGTGGAAATACCGGTCAGCCGGTCATTCCGCCAATCGGTTGAAATGGCGGGCTTTCTAAAAGCCGAGGCCGATTACACCACGGCGCAGACGGTCTTCCATTCAAGGTAG
- a CDS encoding aldehyde dehydrogenase family protein has protein sequence MVSPSFSFDPASLRADVRAFLDRRARGEGLLIDGQWHSAANTFATVDPATGIELGQIPAAGAAQVDTAVAAARAAQKGWAATVPAERARILWKIADLIEANIDELAELETLDQGKPLFVGRWAEIPGAAAQFRFFAGQAMAIEGSTIENSINYQPEGKQMRSWTVREAVGVVAAIVPWNSPLVLTAMKLAPALAAGCTVVLKPAEDTSLTAIRLGELMVEAGVPAGVINVITGLGGETGAALAAHPGVDKIAFTGSTATGRAVLDAAKTNFKRVTLELGGKSPSIVMPDADLSLAIPGVANAIYFNGGQVCIAGSRLYVHRSIHDQVVEGVAAYAKGLNVGHGLAPETQMGPVVSARHAERVEGFLQRAKGQGATMLTGGERFGDAGTFIQPTVVVDVRPDMEIVQEEVFGPVLVAQAFDDVEEVIAAANDSQYGLAASVWTEGFSNAHRMASDIKAGTVWINCHAMYDASLAIGGVKQSGWGRDSGRQALENYLEWKTVCAVV, from the coding sequence ATGGTTTCGCCGTCCTTCTCGTTCGATCCAGCTTCGCTTCGTGCCGATGTCCGCGCGTTCCTTGATCGCCGCGCGCGTGGGGAAGGTCTGCTGATCGATGGGCAATGGCACAGCGCAGCCAACACGTTCGCCACGGTCGATCCCGCCACGGGAATCGAACTGGGGCAGATTCCCGCCGCCGGTGCCGCACAGGTTGATACTGCCGTCGCTGCCGCCCGTGCCGCGCAAAAGGGCTGGGCCGCCACGGTTCCGGCTGAACGCGCGCGCATCCTGTGGAAGATCGCGGATCTGATTGAAGCCAACATCGATGAACTGGCCGAGCTTGAAACGCTCGATCAGGGCAAACCGTTGTTTGTGGGCCGCTGGGCCGAAATCCCCGGTGCCGCCGCCCAGTTCCGCTTCTTTGCGGGGCAAGCCATGGCGATTGAAGGCAGCACGATCGAAAATTCGATCAACTATCAGCCGGAGGGCAAGCAGATGCGGTCATGGACCGTGCGCGAAGCGGTGGGCGTGGTTGCCGCCATCGTGCCGTGGAATTCGCCGCTGGTGCTGACCGCGATGAAGCTGGCCCCGGCGCTGGCGGCCGGTTGCACCGTGGTCCTGAAACCTGCTGAAGACACCTCGCTCACCGCCATCCGCCTTGGCGAACTGATGGTCGAAGCGGGCGTTCCGGCGGGTGTCATCAACGTCATCACCGGGCTTGGCGGTGAAACCGGTGCGGCACTGGCCGCGCACCCCGGCGTCGACAAGATCGCGTTTACCGGATCGACCGCCACGGGCCGTGCGGTGCTGGACGCGGCCAAGACCAATTTCAAGCGCGTCACGCTTGAGCTGGGGGGCAAATCGCCCTCGATCGTCATGCCCGATGCCGATCTTTCGCTGGCGATTCCCGGCGTTGCCAATGCCATCTATTTCAACGGCGGACAGGTGTGCATCGCCGGATCGCGGCTTTATGTTCACCGTTCCATCCACGATCAGGTGGTCGAAGGCGTCGCCGCCTATGCCAAGGGCCTGAATGTGGGCCACGGCCTTGCCCCTGAAACACAGATGGGTCCGGTCGTCTCTGCCCGCCATGCAGAGCGCGTCGAAGGCTTTTTGCAGCGCGCCAAGGGTCAAGGCGCAACCATGCTGACCGGCGGCGAACGCTTTGGCGATGCAGGCACTTTCATCCAGCCCACCGTGGTCGTCGACGTGCGCCCCGACATGGAAATCGTTCAGGAAGAAGTGTTCGGCCCGGTTCTGGTGGCACAGGCCTTTGACGATGTTGAAGAAGTCATCGCCGCCGCCAACGACAGCCAGTATGGCCTGGCCGCCAGCGTCTGGACCGAAGGCTTCAGCAACGCCCACCGCATGGCGTCCGACATCAAGGCCGGCACCGTGTGGATCAACTGCCACGCGATGTATGACGCATCGCTGGCCATCGGCGGCGTCAAGCAATCGGGCTGGGGCCGCGACAGCGGCAGGCAGGCACTGGAAAACTACCTTGAATGGAAGACCGTCTGCGCCGTGGTGTAA
- a CDS encoding hydantoinase/oxoprolinase family protein: MTYRLGVDVGGTFTDLLLFNQETGEFWRNKTPSTPHDSSEGILNGVTAICDKAGISPADVEFFLHGTTVATNAVLEGKGARVGLITSDGYRQVMQIARSFVPGGLAGWIVWPKPVPLAALEDTIEVKGRMDAQGRELEALDEAQVREALVALRDSGVEALTISLMNAYLNGAHEKRIGELAAEIMPGVPMSLSHEVLPEMQEYERTLTTVANAAVRPVVGKYVRNLRDRLRGAGMAGSLSLLRSDGGLMSSEKSEEHPVSLLMSGPAGGVTGAIWVGRNGGIKNILTLDVGGTSTDVALIENLEARRQRTTEVGHLSVRASALDVKTVGAGGGSIAYVPELTGALRVGPQSAGAVPGPVAYSKGGTLPTVTDANVVLGYLPENLLGGTFKLDREGAKKAVQTIADALGIGLMEAARGIIDIVNENMFGALRMISVQQGYDPRDFAVMGFGGAGPLHVNAVAKLMGSWPAVSPVSPGVLCALGDATTRMRTETARSFSRRVDETDEAEVLALLDEMAAQTRSELTAEGISDADVTSQFELDIRYEGQAFEVPLSIDADVLRRDGLKGVTDRFDAEHKRLFTFNMDSAHELVNLRAVAMGPALDLPAPALEQGDGNPIAAKVRDHELWADGAMVPAVIYDRAKLRAGDIIPGPAIVTEMDSTTLIEAGCTGTVDHVGNILIHLA, encoded by the coding sequence ATGACCTATCGTTTGGGTGTGGACGTCGGCGGGACGTTCACCGATCTGCTTCTTTTCAACCAGGAAACCGGCGAGTTCTGGCGCAACAAGACGCCATCGACTCCGCATGACAGTTCCGAAGGCATCCTGAACGGGGTGACGGCGATCTGCGACAAGGCCGGAATCAGCCCTGCCGATGTGGAATTTTTCCTGCACGGCACCACGGTTGCGACCAACGCCGTGCTGGAAGGCAAGGGCGCGCGCGTCGGCCTCATCACCTCTGACGGCTATCGTCAGGTGATGCAGATTGCCCGCAGCTTCGTGCCCGGCGGTCTTGCTGGCTGGATCGTATGGCCCAAGCCCGTGCCGCTGGCCGCGCTGGAAGACACCATCGAAGTCAAGGGCCGCATGGACGCGCAAGGGCGCGAGCTGGAAGCGCTGGACGAAGCGCAGGTGCGCGAAGCCCTTGTCGCGCTGCGCGACAGCGGCGTTGAAGCGCTGACCATCAGCCTGATGAACGCATACCTGAACGGCGCGCACGAAAAGCGTATCGGTGAACTGGCAGCGGAAATCATGCCCGGCGTGCCGATGTCGCTTTCCCACGAAGTCCTGCCCGAAATGCAGGAATACGAACGCACCCTGACCACGGTGGCCAACGCCGCGGTGCGTCCGGTGGTGGGCAAATATGTGCGCAACCTGCGCGACCGGTTGCGCGGTGCGGGCATGGCAGGTTCGCTGTCGCTGCTGCGGTCTGATGGCGGGCTGATGTCTTCCGAAAAGTCGGAAGAACATCCCGTGTCGCTGCTTATGTCCGGCCCGGCGGGCGGCGTTACCGGCGCAATCTGGGTGGGTCGCAACGGCGGCATCAAGAACATCCTGACGCTGGACGTTGGCGGTACATCGACCGACGTTGCGCTGATCGAAAACCTTGAAGCGCGTCGCCAGCGCACGACCGAAGTGGGCCACCTTTCGGTGCGCGCATCGGCGCTGGACGTAAAGACCGTGGGCGCAGGCGGGGGTTCCATCGCCTATGTGCCCGAACTGACCGGCGCGCTGCGCGTTGGCCCGCAATCGGCGGGCGCGGTTCCCGGCCCTGTGGCCTATAGCAAGGGCGGCACGCTGCCGACCGTGACCGACGCCAACGTGGTGCTGGGCTATCTGCCCGAAAACCTGCTGGGCGGCACGTTCAAGCTTGACCGCGAAGGCGCGAAGAAGGCCGTGCAGACCATTGCCGATGCACTGGGCATCGGCCTTATGGAAGCGGCACGCGGCATCATCGACATCGTGAACGAAAACATGTTCGGCGCGCTGCGCATGATCTCGGTCCAGCAGGGCTATGACCCGCGTGACTTTGCGGTGATGGGCTTTGGTGGTGCAGGTCCGCTGCACGTCAATGCCGTGGCCAAGCTGATGGGTTCGTGGCCTGCGGTTTCGCCGGTTTCGCCGGGCGTGTTGTGCGCGCTGGGCGATGCGACGACGCGGATGCGCACCGAAACCGCACGTTCGTTCAGCCGCCGCGTGGACGAAACGGACGAAGCCGAAGTGCTGGCACTGCTGGATGAAATGGCCGCGCAGACCCGTTCGGAACTGACCGCCGAAGGCATTTCCGATGCTGACGTGACCAGCCAGTTCGAACTGGACATCCGTTACGAGGGGCAAGCCTTCGAAGTGCCGCTTTCCATCGACGCAGACGTGCTGCGCCGCGATGGCTTGAAGGGCGTGACCGACCGGTTTGACGCCGAACACAAGCGCCTGTTCACGTTCAACATGGATTCGGCGCACGAACTGGTGAACCTGCGCGCCGTGGCGATGGGGCCTGCACTCGATCTGCCCGCCCCCGCGCTGGAACAGGGCGATGGCAACCCGATTGCGGCCAAGGTCCGCGACCATGAACTGTGGGCCGATGGCGCCATGGTTCCGGCAGTAATCTATGACCGCGCCAAGCTGCGTGCGGGGGATATCATCCCCGGCCCGGCCATCGTGACGGAAATGGATTCCACCACGCTGATCGAAGCCGGCTGCACCGGCACTGTCGACCATGTCGGCAACATCCTGATCCATCTCGCCTGA
- a CDS encoding hydantoinase B/oxoprolinase family protein, protein MPAQIIQANETPFATVPVDPVTLDIIENALRNARIEMDATLVRTAMSPGIREQGDAFPLIADHTGKMIVGQFGSYIGPFLDGYDGTVEEGDLIFLSDPYSVQGAISHSNDWLVLLPVFKDGRLIAYTSMFGHQSDIGGMVPGSMPIHATSIFQEGVRIPPVKIWKKGEYNEDLIRLVMHQTRTPDWCKADLNALIASCRVAARRVYEMAVRFGDDVFTSATTMLLERNHRAMKQLIQSSISEEPVSFEDYICDDGMGFGPYKIKCTMWREDGRVVLDFAGTDPQSQASINMLLNENMMRMFFGIYMIMIFDPQILFNDGYYDLIDVRIPEGSLLKPKFPAALSGRTHVLGRLFDILGGLLGQKTPEFLNAAGFSSSPHLFYAGTDKQGKWFQLFQIGFGGIPGRPLGDGPDGHSLFPGFTNVPNEFLERYFPLVIERYETVADSGGAGLHRGGNGIDMVYRFLEAGTIAIHDDRWFVPPWGVNGGEPGARARKVLVKADGTEVVVGNKIEDYPVEPGDRLHFITWGGGGWGDPLDRDPALLAKELAQGLVTEKGALRYGVVLKDGAVDTAATDALRAKMRSERGEMGVFNFGPDIETLRANCLAETGLPAPTPPRWANADELAEAAE, encoded by the coding sequence ATGCCCGCACAGATCATCCAGGCTAATGAAACGCCCTTTGCCACCGTTCCGGTCGATCCGGTAACACTGGACATCATCGAAAACGCGCTGCGCAATGCGCGTATCGAAATGGACGCCACGCTTGTCCGCACCGCGATGTCGCCCGGCATCCGCGAACAGGGAGACGCCTTCCCGCTCATCGCCGATCACACCGGCAAGATGATCGTCGGCCAGTTCGGTTCGTACATCGGCCCGTTCCTTGACGGTTACGATGGCACGGTCGAAGAGGGCGACCTTATCTTCCTGTCCGACCCTTATTCGGTGCAGGGCGCAATCAGCCACTCGAACGACTGGCTGGTGCTGCTGCCGGTGTTCAAGGATGGCCGCCTGATCGCCTATACCTCGATGTTCGGGCACCAGTCCGACATCGGCGGCATGGTGCCGGGGTCGATGCCGATCCACGCCACGTCGATCTTCCAGGAAGGCGTGCGCATTCCGCCCGTCAAGATCTGGAAGAAGGGCGAATACAACGAAGACCTGATCCGTCTGGTCATGCACCAGACCCGCACCCCGGACTGGTGCAAGGCCGACCTTAACGCCCTGATCGCATCGTGCCGCGTGGCTGCCCGCCGCGTCTATGAAATGGCCGTGCGCTTTGGCGACGATGTGTTCACGTCGGCCACCACCATGCTGCTGGAGCGCAACCACCGCGCGATGAAGCAGTTGATTCAAAGCTCGATCAGCGAAGAGCCGGTCAGCTTCGAAGACTACATCTGTGACGATGGCATGGGCTTTGGCCCCTACAAGATCAAGTGCACGATGTGGCGCGAAGATGGCCGCGTTGTCCTGGATTTTGCAGGTACCGACCCGCAGAGCCAGGCATCGATCAACATGCTGCTGAACGAGAACATGATGCGCATGTTCTTCGGCATCTACATGATCATGATCTTCGATCCGCAGATCCTGTTCAACGACGGCTATTACGACCTGATCGATGTGCGCATCCCCGAAGGTTCGCTGCTGAAGCCGAAGTTCCCCGCCGCCCTTTCGGGCCGCACCCACGTTCTGGGCCGCCTGTTCGACATTCTGGGCGGTCTGCTGGGCCAGAAGACGCCGGAATTCCTGAACGCAGCGGGCTTCTCGTCCAGCCCCCACCTGTTTTATGCAGGCACGGACAAGCAGGGCAAATGGTTCCAGTTGTTCCAGATCGGCTTTGGCGGCATTCCGGGCCGTCCGCTGGGCGATGGCCCTGACGGGCACTCGCTGTTCCCCGGCTTTACCAACGTGCCGAACGAGTTCCTTGAACGCTACTTCCCGCTGGTCATCGAACGCTATGAAACCGTGGCCGACAGCGGCGGCGCAGGCCTGCACCGTGGCGGCAACGGGATCGACATGGTCTATCGCTTCCTGGAAGCAGGTACCATTGCCATCCACGATGACCGCTGGTTCGTGCCGCCATGGGGCGTGAACGGTGGCGAACCGGGTGCCCGCGCGCGCAAGGTTCTGGTCAAGGCCGATGGCACCGAAGTGGTCGTCGGCAACAAGATCGAGGACTATCCGGTGGAACCGGGTGACCGCCTGCACTTCATCACCTGGGGCGGTGGCGGCTGGGGCGACCCGCTGGACCGTGATCCGGCGCTGCTGGCCAAGGAACTGGCGCAGGGTCTGGTCACCGAAAAGGGCGCGCTGCGTTATGGTGTGGTGCTGAAGGATGGCGCGGTTGACACTGCGGCAACCGATGCGCTGCGCGCCAAGATGCGAAGCGAACGTGGCGAAATGGGCGTGTTCAACTTCGGTCCCGATATTGAAACGCTGCGCGCCAACTGCCTTGCCGAAACCGGTCTGCCCGCACCCACTCCGCCTCGCTGGGCGAATGCGGACGAGCTGGCCGAGGCTGCCGAATAA
- a CDS encoding isocitrate lyase/PEP mutase family protein yields MANPIFRQKLNSGKFFVVPGIQDMITAVIANKVGFDIVYGTGYWLTASAWGLPDAGIATYTEMKNRMETLARTSNAAVIADGDTGYGGLLNVHHTVKGYEAAGVTAIQIEDQEFPKKCGHTPFKRLISTEDMVEKIQVAVDARESEDFVVIARTDARESEGLDGVLRRMEAYSKAGADVLFPEALHSEEEMRKACEVLDRPCMANMSNHGKTPVPPAEVLAEIGYAYAIYPSLTSLAACAAMEKALHDLKDHGIGQPDGLFDFSEFCSLIGFEDVWAFEKKWGKVPA; encoded by the coding sequence GTGGCTAATCCGATTTTTCGCCAGAAGCTGAATTCTGGCAAGTTCTTCGTCGTGCCTGGCATTCAGGACATGATTACGGCTGTCATCGCCAACAAGGTCGGTTTCGATATCGTCTATGGCACCGGGTACTGGCTCACCGCTTCGGCGTGGGGCCTGCCCGATGCGGGTATCGCGACCTATACAGAAATGAAGAACCGCATGGAAACGCTGGCCCGCACCAGCAATGCCGCGGTCATTGCCGATGGCGACACCGGTTATGGCGGGCTGTTGAACGTGCATCACACGGTCAAGGGCTATGAAGCGGCGGGCGTCACCGCGATCCAGATCGAAGATCAGGAATTTCCCAAGAAGTGCGGCCATACGCCGTTCAAGCGCCTGATTTCCACCGAAGACATGGTGGAAAAGATCCAGGTTGCGGTGGACGCGCGTGAAAGCGAGGACTTCGTGGTCATCGCCCGCACCGACGCGCGTGAAAGCGAAGGTCTGGATGGCGTGCTGCGCCGGATGGAAGCCTATTCGAAGGCCGGTGCCGACGTGCTGTTCCCCGAAGCGCTGCACAGCGAAGAGGAAATGCGCAAGGCTTGCGAAGTGTTGGACCGCCCTTGCATGGCCAACATGTCGAACCACGGCAAGACGCCGGTTCCGCCTGCTGAAGTGCTGGCCGAAATCGGTTATGCCTATGCCATCTACCCCTCGCTCACCAGCCTTGCGGCCTGCGCGGCGATGGAAAAGGCCCTGCACGATCTGAAGGATCATGGCATTGGCCAGCCCGACGGTCTGTTCGATTTCAGCGAATTCTGTTCACTGATCGGCTTTGAAGACGTTTGGGCGTTTGAAAAGAAGTGGGGGAAGGTTCCCGCATGA
- a CDS encoding zinc-binding dehydrogenase, translating into MTTTTRRIAAAVLAQSGNNPPPYADNKPLEVKTLDLADPKPGEVLVRIDAAGLCHSDLSVINGDRARPMPMALGHEAAATVLALGDAGDGSLAVGDRVVLVFLPSCGHCVPCASGQGYLCANAAAANGKGELMQGGSRLSCDGTTVHHHLGVSAFATQAVVDRRSLVKIDKDIPPETAALFGCAVLTGVGAVMNTAAVRPGESVLVYGLGGVGLAALIGALAAGAQPVTAVDPSPEKRALALELGAAAAVAPGEEEALFGADVVIETVGKAVVLSRAYQAARRGGRVVTVGLPNPSEALEINALSLVADGKTLIGSYMGSSIPARDIPRYIALWRAGRLPVEKLLTSVSPLEEINELMDKLAQGKAIRQVVVPAW; encoded by the coding sequence ATGACCACGACGACCCGCCGCATCGCCGCCGCCGTCCTTGCGCAAAGCGGCAACAACCCTCCGCCTTACGCGGACAACAAGCCGCTTGAAGTGAAGACGCTGGACCTTGCCGATCCGAAACCCGGTGAAGTGCTGGTGCGGATCGATGCGGCGGGCCTGTGTCATTCCGATCTTTCAGTCATCAACGGGGACCGCGCCCGCCCCATGCCGATGGCGCTGGGCCATGAAGCGGCAGCCACGGTGCTGGCGCTGGGCGATGCCGGCGACGGATCGCTGGCCGTGGGGGACCGCGTGGTGCTGGTGTTCCTGCCTTCCTGCGGGCATTGCGTGCCTTGCGCTTCGGGGCAGGGTTATCTTTGCGCCAATGCCGCCGCTGCCAATGGCAAAGGCGAACTGATGCAAGGCGGATCGCGCCTGTCGTGTGATGGCACGACCGTCCATCACCATCTGGGCGTGTCGGCTTTTGCCACGCAGGCCGTCGTCGATCGCCGTTCACTGGTGAAGATCGACAAGGACATCCCGCCCGAAACCGCTGCGCTGTTCGGCTGTGCGGTGCTGACCGGCGTTGGCGCGGTGATGAACACCGCTGCTGTGCGCCCCGGCGAATCGGTGCTGGTCTATGGCCTTGGCGGGGTTGGCCTTGCCGCGCTGATCGGCGCGCTGGCCGCAGGGGCGCAGCCGGTTACGGCAGTTGACCCTTCACCCGAAAAGCGCGCGCTGGCGCTGGAACTGGGCGCGGCGGCAGCCGTGGCGCCGGGCGAAGAAGAAGCCCTGTTTGGCGCAGACGTAGTGATCGAAACCGTGGGCAAGGCAGTGGTGCTTTCGCGCGCCTATCAGGCTGCACGGCGTGGCGGACGGGTTGTTACCGTGGGCCTGCCCAACCCTTCGGAAGCACTTGAAATAAATGCACTTTCACTGGTGGCAGACGGCAAGACCCTGATTGGCAGCTATATGGGATCGTCCATCCCGGCACGCGACATTCCGCGTTACATCGCGTTGTGGCGAGCAGGTCGCCTGCCGGTGGAAAAGCTGCTGACATCGGTCAGCCCGCTGGAGGAAATCAACGAGCTGATGGACAAGCTGGCGCAGGGCAAGGCCATTCGTCAGGTCGTCGTGCCCGCTTGGTAA
- a CDS encoding IclR family transcriptional regulator, whose product MEKGVPIRSITRSIAALKAINRHGSLSMMEIAKSAEVPYPTACRIVQTLLYEGLIEQEPSRKRYRPTALVQTLATGFQHDDELVNIARPHIVALTARVGWPVSVAIRVGREMMLRDSTHANSSLTFEHYYPGFTLPILDSASGKVSMAFAEDEEREMILRFMRVSQDIDLNYLATAEVSLDVERIRAEGYAMQGRNHFNLTPGKTSSIAVPIFKNGRFEAAMTMVFFVAAMKLSAALEMYLDELKATAAAISHDLSNTPLGNA is encoded by the coding sequence ATGGAAAAGGGTGTTCCGATCCGGTCTATCACGCGGTCAATCGCCGCGTTGAAGGCGATCAACCGCCACGGTTCGCTTTCGATGATGGAAATCGCGAAGTCTGCTGAAGTGCCTTACCCCACCGCCTGCCGCATCGTGCAGACGCTGCTGTATGAAGGCCTGATTGAACAGGAACCTTCGCGCAAACGCTATCGCCCGACTGCGCTGGTGCAGACACTGGCCACCGGGTTCCAGCATGACGACGAACTGGTCAACATCGCCCGCCCCCACATCGTTGCGCTGACTGCGCGGGTAGGCTGGCCGGTGTCGGTGGCCATCCGCGTGGGCCGCGAAATGATGCTGCGCGACAGCACCCACGCCAACTCCTCGCTCACCTTCGAACATTATTACCCCGGCTTCACCCTGCCCATTCTGGACAGCGCATCGGGCAAAGTGTCGATGGCCTTTGCCGAAGATGAAGAGCGCGAGATGATCCTTCGCTTCATGCGCGTATCGCAGGATATCGACCTCAACTACCTTGCCACCGCCGAAGTCAGCCTTGATGTGGAACGCATCCGCGCCGAAGGCTATGCCATGCAGGGCCGCAACCACTTCAACCTGACGCCGGGCAAGACCTCGTCCATCGCCGTGCCCATCTTCAAGAATGGGCGGTTCGAAGCGGCGATGACCATGGTGTTCTTCGTTGCGGCGATGAAGCTGTCCGCCGCGCTGGAAATGTATCTGGACGAACTCAAAGCGACGGCAGCCGCAATCAGCCACGATCTGTCGAACACACCGTTGGGGAACGCCTGA
- a CDS encoding Rap1a/Tai family immunity protein has protein sequence MSIRRTNWLFACGAGLAFAATPAHAEWMNGSQLNDTCTSTAPVDRAMCLSYVMGVLDGYRALPQPPVTPDDISAGKVRDVVVAYMTDHPEILEKQGRTVVKTAIADAWPKLQPKAKPVPKRRTKTQ, from the coding sequence ATGAGCATCAGACGAACGAATTGGCTGTTCGCGTGTGGCGCGGGGTTGGCCTTTGCCGCCACCCCCGCGCACGCCGAATGGATGAACGGCAGCCAGCTAAACGATACATGCACCAGCACCGCGCCGGTCGACCGGGCAATGTGCCTGTCATACGTAATGGGCGTGCTCGACGGCTATCGCGCCCTGCCCCAGCCCCCGGTCACACCGGATGACATCAGCGCAGGCAAAGTGCGCGATGTGGTGGTCGCTTATATGACCGATCATCCTGAGATTTTGGAAAAGCAGGGGCGGACGGTGGTGAAAACCGCCATCGCGGACGCCTGGCCGAAGTTGCAACCCAAGGCCAAGCCGGTGCCGAAGCGGCGCACGAAGACGCAATAG